In Candidatus Angelobacter sp., the sequence CTCAAAGCGACGGGCGCGACCGGAGCCCTGTTCGCCCTGGCCGATCTCGGGTTCCTGTCGAAACTGCGCCCTGTTTCCGCGGCGGAGGCGAAACTCGAACCGCGTTTCGTCCGGTTCAACTCCGAGATCGAACCGCTGGTGCGTC encodes:
- a CDS encoding twin-arginine translocation signal domain-containing protein, translating into MTVPTTRRAFLKATGATGALFALADLGFLSKLRPVSAAEAKLEPRFVRFNSEIEPLVRLLEETPRERLLEEVAARIKRGLGYREVLTALLLAGVRN